In one Bartonella grahamii subsp. shimonis genomic region, the following are encoded:
- the zapE gene encoding cell division protein ZapE, producing the protein MILVSTRYKELVSKGEVRFDPAQLAITEYFDHLLKKIAEQNISRSWTWIFCSFFNRIFKRKKQNISCGIKQRDEKDSFQGLYIYGEVGRGKTMLMDLFFSCLPEGHKKRAHFNDFMTDVHERINFYRQASGCAKFKQDNPILAVAEDLAREAKVLCFDEFSVTDIADAMVLGRLVSALFGKGIFFIATSNVAPDNLYCSGLNRELFLPFIQVLKAYVCVVNLDAKTDYRLEKSNLQHVYVAPLGKKADECMDQAWALVLQGHEEISEELSIKGRFIPVPRVGAGCARFDYGDLCAKPLAAAEYLVLGERYHTIFIDNVPVMDDTCRNETKRFILLIDILYERHIRLFISAAAEVGNLYKGHAQITETFEFQRTQSRLFEMQSHDYLKLWEEHFLLKKKH; encoded by the coding sequence ATGATTCTCGTTTCAACACGTTATAAAGAGCTTGTCTCTAAAGGAGAGGTTCGTTTTGATCCTGCTCAATTAGCTATAACAGAATATTTTGATCATTTATTAAAAAAAATTGCGGAACAAAATATCTCTCGTTCTTGGACTTGGATATTTTGCTCTTTCTTTAATAGAATATTTAAAAGAAAAAAACAAAATATTTCTTGTGGTATAAAACAAAGGGATGAAAAAGACTCTTTTCAGGGATTGTATATTTATGGTGAAGTAGGACGGGGCAAAACCATGCTGATGGATTTGTTCTTTTCTTGTTTACCTGAAGGTCATAAAAAGCGTGCTCATTTTAATGATTTTATGACTGATGTACATGAGCGTATTAATTTTTATCGTCAAGCATCTGGGTGTGCAAAATTTAAACAAGATAATCCTATTTTAGCTGTTGCTGAAGATCTTGCACGAGAAGCAAAGGTACTTTGTTTTGATGAGTTTAGTGTAACAGATATTGCTGATGCTATGGTATTGGGGCGGCTTGTTTCTGCTTTGTTTGGTAAAGGAATTTTTTTTATTGCGACTTCAAATGTGGCGCCGGATAACCTTTATTGTAGCGGTTTAAATCGTGAACTCTTTTTGCCTTTTATTCAAGTTTTGAAAGCATATGTTTGTGTTGTTAATCTTGATGCAAAAACAGATTATCGTCTTGAAAAATCAAATCTACAGCATGTTTATGTAGCACCTTTAGGGAAAAAAGCAGATGAATGCATGGATCAAGCATGGGCACTTGTATTGCAAGGACATGAGGAGATATCTGAAGAGCTTTCTATAAAAGGGCGCTTTATTCCTGTTCCGCGCGTTGGTGCAGGATGTGCACGCTTTGATTATGGAGATTTATGTGCAAAGCCTTTGGCAGCGGCTGAGTATTTGGTATTAGGGGAGCGCTATCATACGATTTTTATTGATAATGTACCGGTCATGGATGATACATGTCGCAATGAAACAAAACGGTTTATTTTGCTTATTGATATTCTTTATGAGCGCCACATACGGTTATTTATATCGGCAGCGGCAGAGGTGGGGAATTTGTATAAAGGGCATGCGCAGATTACGGAAACATTTGAATTTCAAAGAACACAGTCACGTCTTTTTGAAATGCAAAGCCACGATTATTTAAAACTTTGGGAAGAACATTTTCTTTTGAAGAAGAAGCATTGA
- the sucD gene encoding succinate--CoA ligase subunit alpha, which translates to MSILVDKDTKVLVQGLTGKTGTFHTEQALAYHGTQMVGGVNPKKGGETWEGSKGETLPIFANVAEAKEKTGADASVIYVPPAGAAAAIIEAIEAEVRLIICITEGIPVMDMVKVKARLENSKSRLIGPNCPGILTPNECKIGIMPGSIFRKGSVGVVSRSGTLTYEAVFQTSQEGLGQTTAIGIGGDPVKGTEFIDVLEMFLADDETQSIVMIGEIGGSAEEEAAQFLKDEARKGRKKPVIGFIAGRTAPPGRTMGHAGAVISGGKGGAEDKIAAMESAGIRVSPSPSQIGKTLMSVLKG; encoded by the coding sequence ATGTCGATTCTTGTGGATAAAGATACAAAAGTTCTAGTTCAAGGGCTTACAGGAAAAACAGGAACATTTCATACAGAACAGGCGCTTGCTTATCATGGTACGCAAATGGTTGGTGGTGTTAATCCTAAAAAGGGTGGAGAAACATGGGAAGGTTCAAAAGGCGAAACTCTTCCTATCTTTGCTAATGTTGCAGAAGCAAAAGAAAAAACAGGCGCGGATGCTTCCGTTATTTATGTTCCTCCTGCAGGGGCTGCGGCAGCTATTATAGAGGCTATTGAAGCTGAAGTTCGTTTAATTATCTGTATTACGGAAGGTATTCCCGTTATGGATATGGTTAAAGTGAAGGCGCGGTTAGAAAATTCAAAATCTCGTCTTATTGGTCCTAATTGTCCCGGTATTCTTACCCCAAATGAATGTAAAATTGGTATTATGCCTGGTTCTATTTTTAGAAAAGGTTCTGTTGGGGTTGTCTCGAGGTCGGGAACTTTAACTTATGAAGCCGTTTTTCAAACGAGTCAGGAAGGTCTCGGGCAAACAACTGCGATAGGGATTGGTGGCGATCCTGTTAAGGGCACTGAATTTATTGATGTGTTGGAAATGTTTTTAGCGGATGATGAAACTCAGTCTATTGTTATGATTGGTGAGATTGGCGGTTCTGCTGAAGAAGAAGCAGCACAGTTTCTGAAAGATGAAGCAAGAAAAGGTCGTAAAAAACCAGTTATTGGCTTTATTGCTGGCCGTACAGCTCCTCCAGGACGTACAATGGGACATGCTGGTGCTGTTATTTCTGGTGGTAAAGGTGGTGCAGAAGATAAAATTGCGGCAATGGAATCAGCAGGGATTCGAGTGTCTCCCTCACCATCACAGATAGGTAAGACTTTGATGTCAGTTTTGAAAGGCTAA
- the mdh gene encoding malate dehydrogenase codes for MARKKIALIGSGMIGGTLAHIIGLKELGDVILFDIAEGVPQGKALDIAESSPVEGFDISLKGANAYEAIEGSDVVIVTAGVARKPGMSRDELLGINLKVMEQVGAGIKKYASSAFVICITNPLDAMVWALQKFSGLPVHKVVGMAGVLDSARFRYFLSEEFKVSVKDVTAFVLGGHGDSMVPLVRYSTVGGISLPDLVKMGWTTKERVDQIIQRTRDGGAEIVGLLKTGSAYYAPAASAVSMAEAYLKDTKRVVPVAAYLSGEYGVNDTYVGVPVVLGAGGVERVIEIDLDKEERGAFDHSVSAVKKLCEACIALVPSLK; via the coding sequence ATGGCACGAAAAAAAATAGCTCTCATTGGTTCAGGTATGATTGGTGGTACTTTAGCACATATTATTGGGCTTAAAGAACTTGGTGATGTTATCTTATTTGATATTGCAGAAGGTGTGCCACAAGGTAAGGCTCTAGATATCGCTGAATCTTCACCTGTTGAAGGTTTTGATATCAGTCTAAAAGGTGCTAATGCTTATGAAGCAATTGAAGGATCTGATGTTGTTATTGTAACAGCAGGCGTTGCGCGAAAACCTGGTATGAGCCGTGATGAACTTTTGGGCATTAATTTAAAGGTGATGGAACAAGTTGGAGCTGGAATTAAAAAATACGCTTCTTCAGCATTTGTTATTTGTATTACCAATCCCCTTGATGCGATGGTGTGGGCATTGCAGAAATTTTCAGGTCTTCCCGTGCATAAAGTGGTTGGTATGGCCGGTGTCCTTGATTCAGCACGTTTTCGTTATTTCTTATCTGAGGAATTTAAGGTCTCTGTTAAAGATGTGACAGCGTTTGTTTTAGGAGGGCACGGTGATTCAATGGTTCCTCTCGTGCGTTATTCAACGGTTGGTGGTATTTCTTTGCCTGATCTTGTAAAGATGGGCTGGACAACAAAGGAAAGAGTTGATCAAATTATCCAGCGTACCCGTGATGGTGGTGCAGAAATTGTTGGTTTGTTAAAAACAGGTTCTGCTTATTATGCACCAGCAGCTTCTGCTGTTTCTATGGCTGAGGCCTATTTAAAGGATACTAAACGTGTTGTGCCTGTTGCAGCTTATCTTTCAGGAGAATATGGGGTTAATGATACCTACGTTGGTGTTCCTGTTGTACTTGGTGCAGGTGGTGTTGAACGAGTCATTGAAATTGATCTTGATAAAGAAGAAAGAGGTGCTTTTGATCATTCAGTAAGTGCGGTTAAAAAGCTTTGTGAAGCTTGTATTGCTCTTGTGCCTAGTCTCAAGTAA
- a CDS encoding AprI/Inh family metalloprotease inhibitor, producing MSFSKISFFVALSTVMLLGGCSTTRFDSNDGSNALEVFYPSQQMTTLEVSDLSSTSSLMSEAENASMYEKGDSQSDGRMASLELPSNATDLFPASIAGVWNLSMGGKVCRIATPQTKFGQGYRAGPLHCPGIVSQVRSWAVKGKRLYFYNNSGRVILALYSSSVDRFEGRTLDDHPVVLSR from the coding sequence ATGTCATTTTCAAAAATTTCGTTTTTCGTTGCACTATCAACTGTAATGCTTTTAGGGGGATGTTCAACAACACGGTTTGACAGTAATGACGGTAGTAACGCATTAGAAGTTTTTTATCCATCTCAACAAATGACAACATTGGAAGTGTCTGATCTGTCATCTACTTCTTCGTTGATGTCTGAGGCAGAAAACGCTTCGATGTATGAGAAAGGAGATTCTCAGAGTGATGGACGAATGGCTAGTCTCGAATTGCCAAGTAATGCTACTGATTTATTTCCCGCAAGTATTGCTGGCGTATGGAATCTTTCTATGGGGGGAAAAGTTTGCCGGATCGCAACGCCGCAAACAAAGTTTGGACAAGGGTACCGTGCTGGCCCTTTACACTGTCCAGGAATTGTTTCCCAAGTGAGATCGTGGGCTGTTAAAGGAAAAAGATTATATTTTTATAATAACTCTGGACGTGTTATCCTTGCCCTTTACTCTTCAAGTGTTGATCGTTTTGAGGGACGTACACTTGATGATCATCCTGTTGTTTTAAGTCGTTAA
- the odhB gene encoding 2-oxoglutarate dehydrogenase complex dihydrolipoyllysine-residue succinyltransferase: protein MTTEIRVPTLGESVTEATVGKWFKKLGEAVAMDEPLVELETDKVTVEVPSPVAGKLSEIIAKEGDTVEVNALLGVVKAGEAGVSQSFSPSATLVSAASSESEKPTSSSTMPPSPSAAKLMAENNVAKSDISGSGKRGQILKEDVLGGLKRSTNVPTPSSSATSSSATPVQETREERVRMTKLRQTIARRLKDAQNVAAMLTTFNEVDMSAVMDLRKRYKDLFEKKHGVKLGFMGFFTKAVCHALKELPAVNAEIDGTDIVYKNYVNVGIAVGTDKGLVVPVVRDADQMSLAEIEKEIGRLGRLARDGKLAVSDMQGGTFTITNGGVYGSLMSTPILNAPQSGILGMHAIKERAMVVEGQVVIRPMMYLALSYDHRIVDGQEAVTFLVRVKESLEDPERLVLDL, encoded by the coding sequence ATGACTACTGAAATTCGTGTTCCTACTTTGGGCGAATCGGTTACCGAAGCAACGGTTGGCAAATGGTTTAAAAAACTTGGTGAAGCTGTCGCTATGGATGAGCCTTTGGTTGAATTAGAAACTGATAAGGTAACCGTTGAAGTTCCTTCTCCTGTTGCGGGGAAATTATCTGAAATCATTGCAAAAGAAGGCGATACGGTTGAAGTAAATGCTCTTTTAGGAGTGGTGAAAGCTGGAGAAGCTGGTGTCTCCCAATCATTTTCACCTTCTGCTACACTTGTTTCAGCGGCTTCGTCTGAATCGGAGAAGCCTACTTCGAGCAGTACAATGCCCCCTTCTCCTTCAGCAGCAAAATTGATGGCTGAAAATAATGTTGCAAAAAGTGATATTTCAGGTTCTGGAAAACGTGGACAAATTCTTAAAGAAGATGTTCTTGGTGGATTAAAACGAAGTACAAATGTCCCTACACCTTCTTCTTCTGCGACGAGTTCTTCGGCAACTCCTGTCCAAGAAACACGTGAAGAGCGGGTTCGTATGACAAAATTGCGTCAAACAATTGCTCGCCGTCTTAAAGATGCACAAAATGTAGCAGCAATGTTAACCACATTTAATGAAGTTGATATGTCTGCGGTGATGGATTTGCGCAAGCGTTATAAGGATCTTTTTGAAAAGAAACATGGTGTTAAACTTGGTTTTATGGGATTTTTTACCAAGGCTGTTTGTCATGCATTAAAAGAACTTCCTGCTGTTAATGCCGAGATCGATGGGACAGATATTGTTTACAAAAACTATGTCAATGTTGGAATTGCTGTTGGAACGGATAAAGGGCTTGTTGTTCCAGTAGTGCGAGATGCAGATCAGATGTCATTGGCAGAGATTGAAAAAGAGATTGGTCGTTTGGGGCGTCTTGCGCGTGATGGAAAATTAGCCGTTTCTGATATGCAGGGCGGAACTTTTACCATTACCAATGGTGGTGTGTATGGATCGTTGATGTCAACACCGATTTTGAATGCACCACAATCTGGTATTTTGGGAATGCATGCAATTAAAGAGCGAGCAATGGTTGTTGAGGGCCAAGTTGTGATCCGCCCCATGATGTATTTAGCGCTTTCTTATGATCACCGTATTGTGGATGGGCAAGAAGCTGTAACTTTTCTTGTGCGTGTTAAGGAAAGCTTAGAAGATCCGGAACGCCTTGTTCTTGATTTGTAA
- the sucC gene encoding ADP-forming succinate--CoA ligase subunit beta encodes MNIHEYQAKRLLHEYGAPIANGVAVYSVEQAEKWAKKLPGPLYVVKSQIHAGGRGKGKFKELGPDAKGGVRLAQSVEEVVANVQEMLGKTLVTKQTGPEGKQVNRLYIEDGADIERELYLSLLVDRSVGRIAFVVSTEGGMDIETVAEETPEKIFTLPIDAVEGVTSADCVRLCDALKLQSSAREDGEKLFPILYKAFCEKDMSLLEINPLIVMKDSHLRVLDAKVSFDNNALFRHPDILELRDLSEEDPKEIEASKHDLAYVALEGTIGCMVNGAGLAMATMDIIKLYGAEPANFLDVGGGASKEKVTAAFKIITADPNVKGILVNIFGGIMRCDVIAEGVVAAVREVGLKVPLVVRLEGTNVEQGKAIINESGLNVIPADDLDDAAQKIVAAVKGA; translated from the coding sequence ATGAATATCCATGAGTATCAGGCCAAACGTCTGCTTCATGAATATGGAGCACCAATTGCAAATGGTGTTGCTGTTTATTCTGTAGAGCAAGCTGAAAAATGGGCAAAAAAATTGCCCGGACCTCTCTATGTGGTTAAAAGTCAGATACACGCTGGTGGTCGTGGTAAGGGTAAGTTTAAAGAACTTGGTCCTGATGCAAAGGGTGGTGTTCGACTTGCACAATCTGTTGAAGAAGTTGTTGCAAATGTTCAAGAAATGCTTGGTAAAACTTTGGTAACCAAACAAACGGGTCCAGAGGGTAAGCAGGTCAACCGTCTTTATATTGAGGATGGTGCCGATATTGAACGAGAGCTTTATCTTTCACTTTTGGTTGATCGTAGCGTTGGTCGAATTGCTTTTGTTGTTTCAACAGAAGGTGGAATGGATATTGAAACAGTTGCTGAAGAGACACCAGAAAAAATATTCACGCTTCCGATTGATGCTGTAGAGGGTGTTACCTCTGCTGATTGTGTAAGACTTTGTGATGCGTTGAAACTACAAAGTAGTGCGCGAGAAGATGGTGAAAAGCTTTTTCCGATTCTCTATAAGGCATTTTGTGAAAAAGATATGAGCCTTTTAGAGATCAACCCGCTTATTGTGATGAAAGATAGTCACTTGCGTGTTCTTGATGCGAAAGTTTCTTTTGATAATAACGCTCTGTTTCGTCATCCAGATATTTTAGAATTGCGCGATCTTTCAGAAGAAGATCCAAAGGAAATAGAAGCATCAAAACATGATCTCGCTTATGTTGCTCTTGAGGGTACGATTGGTTGCATGGTTAATGGTGCGGGTCTTGCTATGGCAACAATGGATATTATCAAACTCTATGGGGCAGAGCCTGCAAATTTTCTTGACGTTGGTGGTGGAGCGTCAAAAGAAAAGGTGACAGCTGCTTTTAAAATTATTACGGCCGATCCAAATGTTAAGGGCATTTTGGTTAACATTTTTGGTGGTATTATGCGTTGTGATGTCATTGCTGAAGGTGTGGTTGCTGCTGTTCGTGAGGTTGGTTTAAAGGTTCCCTTGGTTGTTCGTCTTGAAGGCACTAATGTTGAGCAAGGTAAAGCAATTATCAATGAGAGTGGTTTGAATGTTATTCCTGCTGATGATTTAGACGATGCTGCCCAAAAGATTGTTGCAGCCGTGAAGGGAGCTTAA
- the lpdA gene encoding dihydrolipoyl dehydrogenase: MSYDVAVIGAGPGGYVAAIKAAQLGLKVAIIEKRTTLGGTCLNVGCIPSKALLHASEVFSETQHGFETLGISIGKSKLNLEQMMVHKKAVVTANTSGVSFLMKKNKVDTFWGTAKILSAGRVEVVARDGNKQTIETKNIIIATGSESSGIPGVNVEIDEKTIVSSTGALSLEKVPAHMIVVGAGVIGSELGSVWSRLGAKVTIIEYFNKVLGSMDGEVSRQFQKLMEKQGIEYKTGTKVTAVTQSGSTAQVTFEAVKGGAAETLEADVVLIATGRSPYTKGLGLEEAGVQLDERGFIAIDAHWQTNVPGIYAIGDVVKGPMLAHKAEEEGVAVAEILAGQKGHVNFDVIPSVVYTQPEIASVGRTEEELKTAGIEYNVGKFPFMANGRARAMQKSDGFVKILADKKTDRVLGGHILGFGAGEMIHEIAVLMEFGGSSEDLGRCCHAHPTLSEAVREAALATFAKPLHI, translated from the coding sequence ATGTCTTATGATGTGGCTGTGATCGGAGCGGGTCCAGGTGGTTATGTAGCAGCAATAAAGGCTGCACAACTGGGACTTAAAGTAGCGATTATTGAAAAGCGTACAACATTAGGAGGAACATGTCTCAACGTTGGTTGTATCCCTTCTAAAGCATTGTTACATGCTTCAGAAGTGTTTTCTGAAACCCAGCATGGTTTTGAAACGCTTGGTATTTCTATTGGTAAATCTAAGCTTAATCTTGAACAAATGATGGTTCATAAGAAAGCTGTGGTGACAGCCAATACAAGTGGTGTTTCTTTTTTGATGAAAAAAAATAAAGTTGATACTTTTTGGGGGACAGCCAAAATTTTGAGTGCGGGTCGTGTGGAAGTTGTTGCCAGAGATGGTAATAAACAAACAATTGAAACAAAAAATATTATTATTGCTACGGGTTCAGAGAGTTCGGGCATTCCAGGGGTGAATGTTGAAATTGATGAAAAGACTATTGTTTCTTCTACGGGAGCCCTTTCACTTGAAAAAGTACCAGCGCATATGATTGTAGTGGGTGCTGGTGTTATTGGTTCAGAACTTGGATCAGTTTGGAGCCGTTTAGGTGCTAAGGTGACCATTATTGAGTATTTTAATAAAGTTTTGGGTTCAATGGATGGTGAAGTTTCACGGCAATTTCAGAAATTAATGGAAAAACAGGGAATAGAATATAAGACGGGAACAAAAGTAACAGCTGTTACACAATCTGGCTCAACTGCTCAGGTGACTTTTGAAGCCGTAAAAGGTGGTGCAGCTGAAACTTTAGAGGCTGATGTTGTGCTTATTGCTACTGGACGTTCTCCGTATACGAAGGGGCTTGGCTTAGAGGAGGCTGGTGTTCAGTTAGATGAACGCGGATTTATTGCGATTGATGCCCACTGGCAGACGAATGTTCCAGGAATTTATGCGATTGGTGATGTCGTTAAAGGACCAATGTTAGCGCATAAAGCAGAAGAAGAAGGCGTTGCTGTGGCAGAAATTTTGGCAGGTCAGAAAGGGCATGTTAATTTTGATGTTATTCCTAGTGTTGTTTATACACAGCCGGAAATTGCGAGTGTAGGAAGGACAGAAGAGGAGCTAAAAACTGCTGGTATTGAATATAATGTTGGCAAATTTCCTTTCATGGCCAATGGTCGCGCACGTGCAATGCAAAAGAGTGATGGGTTTGTTAAAATTCTTGCCGATAAAAAAACAGATCGGGTACTAGGGGGGCACATTCTTGGATTTGGTGCTGGTGAAATGATTCATGAAATTGCAGTTTTGATGGAATTTGGTGGTTCATCAGAGGATCTGGGGCGTTGTTGCCATGCACATCCTACCTTATCAGAAGCTGTGCGTGAGGCAGCTTTGGCAACATTTGCTAAACCACTTCATATTTAA
- a CDS encoding 2-oxoglutarate dehydrogenase E1 component, with the protein MARQDEINSLFAQTSFLYGGNADYIDQLYAQYEKDPTSVDSQWRAFFEGLHDNKEDVLKNAEGATWQCDHWPLKAEGELISALDGDWSSLEKYLGDKLREKAITGAAQKGKTSSEQDIIRATRDSVHAIMMIRAFRARGHLRAKLDPLQLAEKQEDYKELSPEAYGFTPADYERLIFIDNVLGLEYATIPQMLEILNRTYCSTIGVEYMHVSDPVQKAWLQERIEGRDKRISFTQQDKKAILDKLIQAEGFEQFLDTKYKGTKRFGLDGGEALIPALEQIIKCGSALGVREVILGMAHRGRLNVLSQVLAKPHRAIFHEFKGGSYKPDDVEGSGDVKYHLGTSADLEFDGKKVHLSLLANPSHLEIVDPVVMGKARAKQDQLMGPAHTDLLSLSERSKVMPLLIHGDAAFAGQGVIQETFGLSGLKGYRVAGSLHVIINNQIGFTTAPRFSRSSPYPSDVAKMIDAPIFHVNGDDPEAVVFIAKIATEFRQIFHKPVVIDMFCYRRYGHNEGDEPSFTQPLMYKAIRNHKTTLQLYSDQLVAEGVISLEEIEQQKKLWRDKLEGEFEASTSYKPNKADWLDGSWTGLKAFSSSDEQHSRTTGVELKILKEIGQKIVEIPVDFHVHKTIQRFLNNRAKIFETGEGVDWATAEALAFGSLCLEGAPVRLSGEDVERGTFSQRHSVLYDQENEARYIPLNHLQKGQALYEVVNSMLSEEAVLGFEYGYSLAEPRGLTLWEAQFGDFSNGAQVIFDQFISSAERKWLRMSGLVCLLPHGFEGQGPEHSSARLERFLQLCAEDNMQVANCTTPANYFHILRRQIKRDFRKPLILMTPKSLLRHKRAVSLLNEMGPETSFCRVLLDDAECLKDSVINLQKDSKIRRVVLCTGKVYYDLYEEREKKGIDDVYLLRIEQLYPFPAKVLVNVLSRFLQAEVFWCQEEPKNMGAWSFIEPYLEWVLTHINAQYSRARYAGRPASASPASGLMVKHLEQLAAFLKDALGS; encoded by the coding sequence ATGGCAAGGCAGGACGAAATAAATAGCCTTTTTGCACAGACATCATTTCTTTATGGTGGGAATGCGGATTATATAGATCAACTTTATGCTCAATATGAAAAAGATCCTACCAGTGTTGATTCACAGTGGCGTGCTTTTTTTGAAGGACTTCATGATAATAAAGAAGATGTTCTTAAAAATGCTGAAGGAGCAACATGGCAATGTGATCATTGGCCATTAAAAGCAGAAGGTGAATTGATTTCTGCTCTTGATGGTGATTGGTCTTCTCTTGAAAAATATCTTGGTGATAAATTAAGGGAAAAAGCAATAACAGGTGCTGCACAAAAGGGAAAAACTTCCAGTGAGCAAGATATTATTCGTGCAACACGTGATTCCGTTCATGCAATTATGATGATTCGTGCGTTTCGAGCACGGGGGCATCTTCGGGCAAAGCTTGATCCTCTTCAATTGGCCGAAAAACAAGAAGATTATAAGGAACTTTCCCCAGAAGCTTATGGTTTTACTCCAGCGGATTACGAACGTCTCATTTTTATTGATAATGTTTTAGGGTTGGAATATGCAACTATTCCACAAATGCTTGAAATTCTCAACCGTACTTATTGTTCAACAATCGGTGTGGAATATATGCATGTTTCTGATCCGGTTCAGAAAGCATGGCTTCAAGAACGCATTGAAGGAAGAGATAAAAGAATTTCTTTCACACAACAGGACAAGAAAGCTATCCTGGATAAGCTTATTCAGGCAGAAGGATTTGAACAGTTTTTAGATACTAAATATAAAGGTACAAAGCGTTTTGGACTCGATGGCGGTGAGGCGCTGATTCCCGCTCTTGAACAGATTATAAAATGTGGTAGTGCTTTAGGGGTTAGGGAAGTTATTTTAGGAATGGCACATCGTGGTCGTTTAAATGTTCTCTCACAAGTTCTTGCCAAGCCGCATAGGGCTATCTTTCATGAATTCAAAGGGGGGTCTTATAAGCCTGATGATGTGGAGGGGTCCGGTGATGTCAAATATCATTTGGGAACTTCAGCTGATCTTGAATTTGATGGTAAAAAAGTTCATTTATCGTTGTTGGCTAATCCATCTCATCTTGAGATTGTTGATCCGGTTGTTATGGGGAAAGCACGTGCTAAACAAGATCAACTTATGGGACCTGCGCATACAGATTTACTCTCATTAAGTGAGCGTTCAAAAGTGATGCCATTGCTTATTCATGGTGATGCTGCTTTTGCAGGACAAGGCGTTATCCAAGAAACTTTTGGTCTTTCAGGTCTTAAAGGTTATCGTGTTGCAGGCTCACTTCATGTTATTATCAATAATCAGATTGGTTTTACAACAGCTCCACGTTTTTCACGTTCTTCGCCTTATCCATCAGATGTCGCAAAAATGATTGATGCACCAATTTTCCATGTGAATGGTGATGATCCTGAGGCAGTTGTTTTTATTGCCAAAATAGCAACAGAATTCCGCCAAATTTTCCATAAACCAGTGGTTATTGATATGTTTTGTTATCGCCGTTATGGGCATAATGAAGGTGATGAGCCTTCCTTTACGCAGCCGCTTATGTATAAGGCAATTCGTAATCATAAAACAACACTTCAACTTTATAGTGACCAATTGGTAGCAGAAGGAGTGATTTCTTTAGAAGAGATTGAGCAACAAAAAAAATTATGGCGCGATAAGCTTGAAGGTGAATTTGAAGCAAGTACTTCTTATAAGCCCAATAAGGCTGATTGGCTTGATGGAAGCTGGACGGGACTCAAAGCTTTTAGTAGCTCTGATGAACAACATTCTAGAACAACCGGTGTTGAATTAAAAATTTTAAAGGAAATTGGTCAGAAAATTGTCGAAATACCGGTAGATTTTCACGTTCACAAAACCATTCAACGTTTTTTAAATAATCGTGCTAAAATTTTTGAAACCGGTGAGGGGGTTGACTGGGCAACCGCTGAAGCTTTAGCTTTTGGTTCACTTTGTTTGGAAGGAGCACCGGTTCGTCTTTCTGGTGAGGATGTTGAACGGGGAACTTTTTCACAACGTCATTCAGTTCTTTATGACCAAGAAAATGAGGCGCGTTATATCCCTTTGAATCATTTACAAAAGGGGCAAGCGCTTTATGAAGTTGTTAATTCTATGCTTTCTGAAGAAGCTGTTCTTGGTTTTGAATATGGATATTCTCTTGCTGAACCACGGGGATTAACACTTTGGGAAGCACAATTTGGTGATTTCTCTAATGGTGCACAGGTCATTTTTGATCAATTTATTTCATCCGCAGAGCGTAAGTGGCTTCGTATGTCTGGTCTTGTGTGTTTATTGCCTCATGGTTTTGAAGGGCAAGGGCCGGAGCATTCTTCTGCACGTTTAGAACGGTTTCTTCAACTTTGTGCGGAAGATAATATGCAGGTTGCTAATTGTACAACCCCTGCAAATTATTTTCATATTTTGCGTCGACAAATTAAGCGTGATTTTCGTAAGCCATTGATTTTGATGACACCGAAATCGCTTTTACGTCATAAGCGAGCAGTTTCTCTTCTCAATGAAATGGGGCCAGAAACAAGTTTCTGTCGTGTGTTGCTTGATGATGCAGAATGTCTCAAAGACTCTGTCATTAATTTGCAAAAAGATAGTAAAATTCGCCGTGTCGTCCTTTGTACTGGTAAGGTTTATTACGACCTTTATGAAGAACGTGAAAAAAAGGGTATTGATGATGTTTATCTCCTTCGTATTGAACAGCTTTATCCTTTCCCTGCAAAAGTTTTGGTGAATGTGTTGTCGCGCTTTTTGCAGGCGGAAGTTTTTTGGTGCCAAGAGGAACCAAAAAACATGGGGGCTTGGTCATTTATTGAGCCTTATTTGGAATGGGTTTTGACGCATATTAATGCGCAATATTCACGTGCTCGCTATGCAGGACGTCCTGCGAGTGCGTCACCGGCCTCTGGGTTAATGGTGAAACACCTTGAACAACTGGCTGCGTTTCTTAAAGACGCGTTAGGTTCTTAA